In Candidatus Methylomirabilota bacterium, a genomic segment contains:
- a CDS encoding methyltransferase domain-containing protein: MTTLSFDAGAAAYDRFMGRWSRLYVPALLDGVELAAGHRVLDVATGTGEAAEPAAARVGPSGGVVGIDISLPMLRAAKGRAAGRLALAAMDAQALGCRDQAFDAVICQLGLMFVPDLDRALRDFRRVLRPGGRLGACVWSTPDRVPFVGFLADALSRQLPDQRAALHIGFSLADPARLGEALAGAGFRDVRTARETRRIVFESFEDYWGPVEAGGARLGQAYRGLPEPAKRVVVEELRTRLAAFRSAGPIAMEADALQAFARR, encoded by the coding sequence ATGACGACCCTGTCGTTCGACGCGGGCGCCGCCGCCTATGACCGCTTCATGGGCCGCTGGTCGCGGCTCTACGTCCCGGCTCTGCTGGACGGGGTAGAGCTTGCCGCCGGCCACCGAGTCCTCGACGTCGCCACCGGGACCGGCGAGGCCGCCGAGCCCGCGGCGGCCCGCGTCGGGCCGTCGGGGGGCGTCGTCGGGATCGACATCTCGCTTCCGATGCTCCGCGCCGCCAAGGGTCGAGCGGCCGGTCGACTCGCGCTGGCCGCTATGGATGCCCAGGCGCTCGGCTGCCGCGATCAGGCCTTCGACGCGGTGATCTGCCAGCTCGGGCTCATGTTCGTACCGGATCTCGACCGGGCCCTGCGCGACTTCCGACGGGTGCTTCGTCCGGGCGGACGCCTGGGGGCCTGCGTGTGGTCGACGCCGGACCGCGTCCCGTTCGTCGGCTTCTTGGCCGACGCGTTGAGCCGGCAGCTCCCCGATCAGCGCGCGGCGCTGCACATCGGGTTCTCCCTCGCCGATCCCGCCCGGCTCGGGGAGGCGCTCGCCGGGGCCGGATTCCGGGACGTCCGCACCGCGCGGGAGACGCGCCGGATCGTCTTCGAATCGTTCGAGGACTACTGGGGTCCGGTCGAGGCGGGCGGGGCCCGATTGGGTCAGGCCTATCGCGGACTCCCCGAGCCCGCCAAGCGCGTGGTCGTCGAGGAGCTGCGAACCCGCCTGGCCGCTTTCCGGTCCGCCGGTCCCATCGCGATGGAGGCCGACGCCCTCCAGGCCTTCGCCCGCCGCTGA